A stretch of the Coprobacillus cateniformis genome encodes the following:
- a CDS encoding YcxB family protein, translating into MKRIQINHNIVDQDILKEIKRYMVAPWQQYMLSITGLVAIVASIFNFMNNQYPMGILLIVLCVVCFLEIFWLNKKKYKDILNTMKKETEKEENIYTMIFGNDALTIRNCDMVTDNKMPYENMKKIVETENTYTFFGKKNQFAIIRKDSLKIKPSELFEFLKTKETKISKWPNA; encoded by the coding sequence ATGAAACGTATTCAAATTAATCATAATATAGTTGATCAGGATATTTTAAAAGAGATCAAGAGATATATGGTTGCACCTTGGCAACAATACATGTTGTCAATAACAGGACTTGTTGCTATTGTAGCATCTATTTTTAATTTTATGAACAATCAGTATCCAATGGGAATCTTATTGATTGTATTGTGTGTTGTGTGTTTTCTTGAAATTTTTTGGTTAAATAAAAAGAAATATAAAGATATTTTAAATACAATGAAAAAGGAAACTGAAAAAGAAGAAAATATTTATACAATGATTTTTGGTAATGATGCATTGACTATTCGTAACTGTGACATGGTAACTGATAACAAAATGCCATATGAGAATATGAAAAAAATTGTAGAAACGGAAAATACATATACTTTCTTTGGAAAAAAGAATCAATTTGCCATTATTAGAAAAGATTCTTTAAAGATAAAACCGAGTGAATTATTTGAATTCTTAAAAACAAAGGAAACAAAAATTTCAAAATGGCCAAATGCATAA
- a CDS encoding SET domain-containing protein-lysine N-methyltransferase, producing MKGKVLKILKYMGVGFIVLIIIGIVFGKPMADEIIINEENITMDIHQSQQVTLTVHPDDGLLSEDDFQCSDTDIIKIEEIKDGKLILKSLEKEGLVTLQYKKDDVKSNSVTIQVVNQQALAMAKVKEKEEIEKKQAEEIKKQEDAKKAEEQKKAEEQKKADEKKKSEQAKKNTAKTASQRPASQSNNNSSTPSSSQSNHTNSAMVYIPKTGKKYHSNANCSNMKNPRQVSLSEAQNRGFTACKKCY from the coding sequence ATGAAGGGAAAAGTTTTAAAAATTTTAAAGTATATGGGAGTTGGGTTTATAGTTCTTATAATCATAGGGATTGTATTTGGTAAACCAATGGCAGATGAAATTATTATTAACGAAGAGAATATCACAATGGATATCCACCAAAGTCAACAAGTGACATTGACTGTTCACCCTGACGATGGACTTTTGTCTGAAGATGATTTTCAATGTAGTGATACAGATATTATCAAAATAGAAGAGATTAAAGATGGGAAATTAATCTTAAAATCGTTAGAAAAAGAAGGTCTTGTAACACTGCAATATAAAAAAGATGATGTTAAGAGTAATTCAGTAACTATTCAAGTTGTCAATCAACAAGCATTAGCAATGGCTAAAGTCAAGGAAAAAGAAGAAATTGAGAAAAAACAGGCTGAAGAAATTAAAAAACAAGAGGATGCAAAGAAAGCTGAAGAGCAAAAGAAAGCCGAAGAACAAAAAAAGGCTGATGAAAAAAAGAAAAGCGAACAGGCAAAGAAGAACACCGCAAAAACAGCAAGTCAGCGTCCAGCTTCACAATCAAACAACAATTCATCAACACCATCTTCAAGTCAAAGCAATCATACAAATAGTGCCATGGTTTACATTCCTAAAACTGGGAAAAAGTATCATTCAAATGCCAATTGCAGTAACATGAAAAATCCAAGACAAGTCTCATTAAGTGAAGCACAAAATCGTGGATTTACAGCTTGCAAAAAATGCTATTAA
- a CDS encoding L-lactate dehydrogenase, giving the protein MNIQKSKVVIIGAGNVGVSTAFCLINQGLCDEIALIDLNQEKAFGEVLDLSQSMEYMNRNTAVKVGTYDDCHDASIVIITASVPVHNAGNDRLKMLEPTKKVMKTIVTEIMKSGFDGHLIVVSNPVDVMTYYAYKISGLPARQVIGSGTTLDTARLKYFIAQKIDVDPRSVHALVIGEHGDSEMIPWSTVHIGGKDIYSVVRDNEARIGKDPYDEMKAETIKAGWEIFNRKGNTCYGIASSTVGIVKTILHNENRILPVSTLLQGEYGHDDLYISVPTIIDRTGAKEIVELDMTDEEFKEFNQSCEHLKSFYECLDD; this is encoded by the coding sequence ATGAATATACAAAAAAGTAAAGTCGTTATTATTGGAGCTGGAAATGTTGGAGTGAGTACAGCTTTTTGTTTAATCAATCAAGGACTTTGTGATGAAATCGCATTAATTGATTTAAATCAAGAAAAAGCTTTTGGAGAAGTTTTAGACTTATCTCAAAGCATGGAATACATGAATCGCAATACAGCAGTTAAGGTTGGAACTTATGATGATTGTCATGATGCAAGTATTGTAATTATTACAGCGAGCGTTCCTGTTCATAATGCTGGGAATGACCGTTTAAAAATGTTAGAACCAACAAAAAAAGTAATGAAAACAATCGTAACTGAGATTATGAAAAGTGGTTTTGATGGACATTTAATAGTTGTCTCTAATCCTGTCGATGTGATGACTTATTATGCATATAAAATTTCAGGTTTACCAGCTAGACAAGTTATTGGTTCAGGAACAACTTTAGATACAGCGCGTTTAAAATATTTTATTGCTCAAAAAATTGATGTTGATCCTCGCAGTGTCCATGCCCTCGTCATTGGTGAACATGGGGATAGCGAAATGATTCCTTGGTCAACTGTGCATATTGGTGGCAAGGATATTTACAGTGTTGTCAGGGATAATGAAGCACGTATTGGAAAAGACCCTTATGATGAGATGAAAGCCGAGACTATCAAAGCAGGTTGGGAAATATTTAATCGTAAGGGTAATACATGTTATGGTATTGCATCCAGCACAGTTGGTATTGTCAAAACAATCCTGCATAATGAAAACAGAATACTGCCTGTTTCTACTTTATTGCAAGGTGAATATGGGCATGATGATCTTTATATCAGTGTTCCAACAATCATAGATAGAACTGGTGCTAAAGAAATTGTAGAATTAGATATGACTGATGAAGAATTCAAAGAGTTTAATCAATCTTGTGAACATTTAAAATCATTTTATGAATGTTTAGATGACTAA
- a CDS encoding phosphoribosyltransferase-like protein — translation MIQKSSQENFVILPSGKISKIIISYLSDILFVKRTDRLDANTNKIVSYIIDDGNLFKTININCEFDNNLKNNNYENKTVYYFDDFCGSGEQLIKTLRKLEGSLINCKIKIVIFSWLHMGYQNLIRFLKNEFKTTHNNEIILLEDNIIILESFADKFTYEEWEKILTICKMCTIKGCQQGYGNSQAMITFDYLSPNNNLPLIWTHKIDYLDKSNQLWYPFSSRKNNKFYLYGEILTILKKKSKVDVFRKKINDYFHIKLTYNQFRLILFCMNFRCLLLDDLVSILGYDNKNQLIEDIEIVNQTNIIDLSHKPFKFNSNEIFHEFKKVHENLFGELFNLKKKKNTLSGRRNRN, via the coding sequence ATTATACAAAAGAGCAGTCAAGAGAATTTTGTAATACTACCTTCTGGAAAGATAAGCAAAATAATCATCTCCTATCTTAGTGATATCTTATTTGTGAAAAGAACTGATAGACTTGATGCGAATACAAATAAAATAGTTAGTTATATAATAGATGATGGAAATCTTTTTAAAACAATAAATATAAATTGTGAATTTGATAATAATTTAAAAAATAATAATTATGAAAATAAAACAGTATATTATTTTGATGATTTTTGTGGTAGTGGAGAACAATTAATAAAAACTTTGCGTAAATTGGAAGGTTCCTTGATAAATTGTAAAATCAAAATAGTTATATTTTCATGGCTTCATATGGGTTATCAAAATTTAATAAGATTTTTAAAAAATGAATTCAAAACAACACATAATAATGAAATAATTTTATTAGAAGATAATATAATAATATTAGAAAGTTTTGCAGATAAATTTACTTATGAAGAATGGGAAAAAATATTAACTATCTGTAAGATGTGTACGATTAAAGGGTGTCAACAGGGATATGGAAATAGTCAAGCTATGATAACATTTGATTATCTATCTCCAAACAATAATTTACCTTTAATATGGACTCATAAAATAGATTATTTAGACAAAAGCAATCAACTCTGGTATCCATTTTCTAGTAGAAAAAATAATAAGTTTTATCTCTATGGTGAGATTTTGACCATACTCAAGAAAAAAAGTAAAGTAGATGTATTTCGTAAAAAAATTAATGATTATTTTCATATTAAATTGACATATAATCAATTTAGACTAATATTGTTTTGTATGAATTTTAGATGTCTGTTATTGGATGATCTTGTATCTATATTAGGTTATGATAATAAGAATCAACTAATAGAAGATATTGAAATAGTAAATCAAACTAATATTATAGATTTAAGTCATAAACCATTTAAATTTAATAGTAATGAAATATTTCACGAGTTTAAAAAAGTACATGAAAATTTGTTTGGAGAACTCTTTAACTTAAAGAAAAAGAAAAATACATTGTCAGGTCGAAGAAATAGAAATTGA
- a CDS encoding reverse transcriptase family protein encodes MEDLGNEFIKKLPVILDIYHLSNLVGIKYNLLKDILSNKDKYYHTFYISKKMGGKRKIEAPNEVLALLQKYIKNEILDNILVSEYAFGFVKEKNILLNAKRHLNQEMILNIDLENFFPTIKEKRVFYIFYKLCKYDYHISKVLTNLVTLQGRLPQGACTSPVISNIAAYKLDKRLSTYAKKLNLIYTRYADDITFSGSKKIINNFFLKNIQNIIKECGFVINDKKTRFCSQYGRQEVTGLIINDNYIHINKKYIREIRQELYYINKFGISNHRNNKDFSNMYYREHLLGKILFVKSIHQDIGLSFFNQFQNIDWEK; translated from the coding sequence ATGGAAGATTTAGGAAATGAGTTTATCAAGAAATTACCTGTGATTTTAGACATATATCATTTATCCAATTTAGTGGGAATAAAATATAATCTTTTAAAAGATATTCTTAGCAATAAAGATAAGTATTATCATACTTTTTATATTTCAAAGAAAATGGGTGGAAAAAGAAAAATTGAAGCTCCTAATGAAGTGTTGGCTTTATTACAAAAATATATTAAAAATGAGATTTTAGATAATATATTAGTGAGTGAGTATGCTTTTGGATTTGTGAAAGAAAAGAATATTTTGTTAAATGCAAAAAGACATCTCAATCAAGAGATGATTTTAAATATTGATTTAGAAAATTTTTTTCCGACAATTAAAGAAAAAAGAGTATTTTACATTTTTTATAAATTATGTAAATATGATTATCATATCTCTAAAGTCTTAACAAATTTAGTAACATTACAAGGTAGGTTACCTCAAGGTGCTTGTACAAGTCCTGTTATTTCAAATATTGCAGCATACAAATTAGATAAACGATTATCTACATATGCTAAAAAGTTAAATTTAATATATACGAGATATGCTGATGATATTACATTCTCTGGCTCAAAGAAAATTATCAATAATTTTTTCCTTAAAAATATACAAAATATAATTAAAGAATGTGGGTTTGTAATTAATGATAAAAAAACACGATTCTGTTCTCAATATGGAAGACAAGAAGTGACAGGATTAATAATTAATGATAACTATATACACATTAATAAAAAATATATTAGAGAGATTCGACAGGAATTATACTATATCAATAAATTTGGAATTAGTAATCATAGGAACAATAAAGATTTTTCTAATATGTACTATAGAGAACATTTATTAGGAAAAATACTTTTTGTAAAAAGCATTCATCAAGATATTGGGTTAAGTTTTTTTAATCAATTTCAAAATATAGATTGGGAGAAATAG
- a CDS encoding AEC family transporter, which yields MFVILAKACGYLGIILVSYVLKRKGIVNQQAYSIFSSLMLKLTLPCAIIMNMNNQHIDFSLLFIILLGLSYNAVSLMIGYWSGKKNQQSLMQMINVSGYNIGCFAMPFVSGFFDTKGFIVTSLFDIGNSIMCLGVNYGIASAIKNKHQHFALQSMFIKVFHSIPVWTYFIMLILSFVSIKLPSFFLPFLETIGNSNPFIAMAVIGFSLQLIFKKEYLVAIFRIVSLRLFISICLAIFTYLLPIDNSLKSPLIILCFSPIGAAAVVFTELLGLDYEKAACINSIYVIISIIMMCLCIEFV from the coding sequence ATGTTTGTTATTTTGGCAAAAGCATGTGGCTATCTGGGTATCATTTTGGTAAGTTATGTCCTGAAAAGAAAAGGAATTGTGAATCAGCAGGCATATTCTATCTTTTCATCCCTTATGCTGAAATTGACTCTACCCTGTGCTATTATTATGAATATGAATAATCAACATATCGATTTTTCTTTATTGTTTATTATTCTCTTAGGTCTTTCTTATAATGCTGTGTCATTAATGATTGGATATTGGAGTGGCAAAAAGAATCAGCAAAGCCTCATGCAGATGATAAATGTATCTGGTTATAATATTGGTTGTTTTGCTATGCCTTTTGTCAGTGGTTTCTTTGATACAAAAGGTTTCATTGTGACAAGCTTATTTGACATTGGCAATTCAATCATGTGTTTAGGTGTAAATTATGGAATTGCATCAGCAATTAAGAATAAGCATCAACACTTTGCTCTTCAATCAATGTTTATAAAGGTGTTTCATTCTATTCCTGTTTGGACATATTTTATCATGTTGATATTAAGTTTTGTGTCTATCAAACTTCCATCCTTTTTTCTTCCCTTCTTAGAAACGATAGGCAATTCAAATCCTTTTATCGCAATGGCTGTTATAGGCTTTTCGTTACAGTTAATATTCAAGAAAGAATATCTTGTAGCCATTTTTAGAATAGTCAGTTTACGTTTATTCATTTCTATTTGTTTAGCCATCTTTACATATCTTTTACCAATTGACAATTCATTAAAGAGTCCTTTAATTATTCTCTGTTTTTCGCCCATTGGAGCAGCAGCTGTGGTCTTTACAGAGTTATTAGGTCTTGATTATGAAAAAGCAGCATGCATCAATTCTATCTATGTTATTATTTCAATCATTATGATGTGTTTATGTATAGAGTTTGTTTGA
- a CDS encoding aldo/keto reductase, with protein MNYKENQLTQERISVLGVGTWSMGGTNKFGLSYGHVENQESIKAIHTLIKNGVNLIDTAPVYGADSASEKVVGIALQGGYREKVKIVTKFGNVNDPQTGKRVIDNSYDTIMKECEESLQRLQTDYIDYYLMHYPDPNIPIEETMRALNELKLAGKILHIGLSNPTQELILEAEQYSQIEAIQLPYSMVNREQEELFKWCHNRGYFTMSYGSLGAGILSGAYRELPHFDELDIRYTFYPFFKDPMFSRIQCLLKEMDKIAQIHHVPVSHIALNWVTQKDFISTSLVGVANQDQAQENSQAFAFSLTDEEMLFLDQAIEKYL; from the coding sequence ATGAATTATAAAGAGAATCAGTTGACTCAAGAAAGAATCTCGGTTTTAGGTGTTGGAACATGGTCAATGGGTGGAACGAATAAATTTGGTTTATCTTATGGCCATGTTGAAAATCAAGAATCAATAAAAGCCATTCATACTCTCATTAAAAATGGTGTGAATTTGATTGATACAGCGCCTGTTTATGGGGCTGATAGTGCTTCTGAAAAAGTTGTTGGAATAGCCTTGCAGGGTGGTTATCGTGAAAAGGTAAAGATTGTCACAAAGTTTGGAAATGTGAATGATCCACAAACTGGTAAGCGTGTTATTGATAATAGTTATGATACAATTATGAAAGAGTGTGAAGAGTCATTACAACGATTACAAACTGATTACATTGATTATTATTTGATGCATTATCCTGATCCAAACATCCCAATTGAAGAAACAATGAGAGCTTTAAATGAATTAAAATTAGCTGGTAAAATTCTTCATATTGGATTAAGTAATCCGACGCAAGAACTTATTTTAGAAGCTGAACAATATAGTCAAATAGAAGCTATTCAGTTGCCTTATTCAATGGTCAATAGAGAACAAGAGGAACTTTTCAAATGGTGTCATAATAGAGGATATTTTACAATGTCTTATGGCTCATTGGGGGCTGGTATTTTATCGGGTGCTTATCGTGAATTACCACATTTTGATGAGTTGGATATTCGTTATACATTTTATCCTTTCTTTAAAGATCCTATGTTTTCTCGCATTCAATGTCTTTTAAAAGAGATGGATAAAATTGCTCAAATTCATCATGTTCCGGTTTCTCATATTGCATTAAATTGGGTGACTCAAAAAGATTTTATTTCTACATCTTTAGTTGGTGTTGCAAATCAAGATCAGGCTCAAGAAAACAGTCAGGCTTTTGCTTTTTCTTTAACAGATGAAGAAATGTTATTCTTAGATCAGGCTATAGAGAAATATTTATAG
- a CDS encoding class II fructose-bisphosphate aldolase: MLVSMKEMLHHADKNNYAIMAINCCNMECAKAIIGAAETECSPVIINISPRQWKSHASLDATVPMIQSMAQKAYVPIALNLDHGQEYNDVVDAIQHGFTNIMFDGSALPYQENLERTALISDLAHASGCSIEAELGHVGQASAGDGVSDDFYTHVDQAVEFVKQTHVDALAVAIGTAHGQYSQGYVPHLDFQRLKELKAALQMPLVLHGGSGVGQKNIQKAVALGINKINVCTDVFAVGRDRMKTSLEENPHIDLMDLCHEAEMAMKEYICSYMQMIGSSQRYCYCMSVKKEFD; this comes from the coding sequence ATGCTTGTTTCAATGAAAGAAATGTTACATCATGCTGATAAGAACAATTATGCTATTATGGCTATTAATTGTTGTAATATGGAATGTGCAAAAGCGATTATTGGTGCTGCTGAAACAGAGTGTTCACCAGTCATTATCAATATTTCTCCACGTCAATGGAAATCACATGCATCATTAGATGCAACTGTACCTATGATTCAAAGTATGGCTCAAAAGGCTTATGTTCCTATTGCTTTAAATTTAGATCATGGTCAAGAATATAACGATGTGGTAGATGCAATTCAACACGGTTTTACCAATATAATGTTTGATGGTTCCGCTTTGCCTTATCAGGAGAACTTAGAAAGAACTGCATTGATCAGTGATTTGGCTCATGCTTCAGGTTGTTCAATTGAAGCAGAATTAGGACATGTGGGTCAAGCTTCAGCTGGTGATGGAGTGAGTGATGATTTTTATACTCATGTTGATCAGGCTGTCGAATTTGTCAAACAGACACATGTCGATGCTTTGGCAGTTGCAATTGGAACTGCCCATGGGCAGTATTCGCAAGGGTATGTTCCGCATTTAGATTTTCAAAGATTAAAAGAACTCAAAGCAGCATTGCAGATGCCACTTGTTTTACATGGGGGTTCTGGAGTAGGTCAAAAAAATATTCAAAAAGCTGTTGCATTAGGGATTAATAAGATTAATGTTTGTACCGATGTCTTTGCAGTCGGAAGGGATCGGATGAAGACTTCCCTTGAAGAGAATCCTCATATTGATTTGATGGATTTATGTCATGAAGCAGAAATGGCTATGAAAGAATATATTTGTTCATATATGCAAATGATTGGGTCGAGTCAGCGTTATTGTTATTGTATGTCAGTAAAGAAAGAATTTGATTAA
- a CDS encoding PTS system mannose/fructose/sorbose family transporter subunit IID, whose product MKNKDALTKEDKKMLNSIFLRSFTIFAGRSGGQVRQHAAGFIYCLLPAFNRYYKNDPEGRRKAMVRHTMFYNITQNLGTFAMGLVAAMEKENSEDPNFDAHSIVAIKTALMGPMSGIGDSIFWGVLRVIAAGIGINLSLQGSILGPILFLLVYNVPSIICRYYMTYAGYTVGSKFISEINRSGLMSVLTKGASILGLIMIGGMTASTVTFTSVLSFPVSGSDPILLQTYLDSIFKGLVPLSLTLGCLFLLKKRVNINIIMFGVMGLAIVLALFGIV is encoded by the coding sequence ATGAAAAATAAAGATGCATTAACAAAAGAAGATAAGAAGATGCTAAATAGTATCTTTCTAAGATCATTTACTATTTTTGCAGGACGTTCTGGTGGACAGGTACGTCAGCATGCTGCTGGATTTATCTATTGTTTATTACCAGCTTTCAATCGTTACTATAAAAATGATCCTGAAGGGCGTCGCAAAGCGATGGTCAGACATACGATGTTTTATAACATTACTCAAAATTTAGGGACTTTTGCAATGGGGCTAGTTGCTGCAATGGAAAAGGAAAATAGTGAAGATCCAAACTTTGATGCGCATTCTATTGTTGCGATTAAAACAGCTTTAATGGGTCCTATGTCAGGCATTGGTGATTCTATATTCTGGGGTGTTTTAAGAGTCATTGCTGCTGGTATTGGAATTAATCTGTCTTTACAAGGTTCAATATTAGGACCAATCTTATTTTTATTGGTTTATAATGTTCCTTCAATTATCTGTCGTTATTATATGACTTATGCTGGTTATACAGTTGGTTCTAAATTTATTTCTGAGATCAATCGTAGTGGCTTGATGAGTGTTCTAACCAAAGGGGCAAGTATCTTAGGTTTGATTATGATTGGTGGGATGACTGCTTCAACTGTTACTTTTACATCCGTTTTAAGTTTCCCAGTGAGTGGTAGTGATCCGATTCTTTTGCAAACGTATTTAGATTCTATTTTTAAAGGTTTGGTTCCATTGTCATTAACACTAGGTTGTTTATTCTTATTAAAGAAAAGAGTGAATATCAATATCATTATGTTTGGTGTTATGGGACTTGCAATTGTCTTGGCACTGTTTGGAATTGTATAG
- a CDS encoding PTS mannose/fructose/sorbose/N-acetylgalactosamine transporter subunit IIC, with the protein MTVTALLAALSYFICYGGNWLLGQCMIERPIVVGAVTGLLLGDLPTGLIMGASLEAIFMGSVNIGGQISAEPAAATVFAVTFATMQTVDANAALAIAVPIGILSAFVSMFINNIAFNWFVPFIDKYAEDNNDRAITFINFGAWLLRFTIFSVLMFIGVYLGQGPVQAFVNSIPAVVMNGLTVAGKFMPAVGFAILMKMLWSKELAIYYFLGFILVTYMELPLVAVSAIGIIIVLAVSSRDLQFIKMQQNAAVGQIAEDNTDDVEDFLS; encoded by the coding sequence ATGACAGTCACTGCACTATTAGCAGCTTTATCTTACTTTATTTGTTATGGTGGTAACTGGTTGCTTGGTCAATGTATGATTGAAAGACCAATCGTTGTTGGAGCGGTCACAGGTTTGCTTTTAGGAGATTTACCAACAGGCTTGATTATGGGAGCATCATTGGAAGCTATTTTTATGGGCTCTGTTAATATTGGTGGACAGATTTCTGCTGAACCCGCAGCTGCAACAGTTTTTGCAGTCACATTTGCAACAATGCAAACAGTTGATGCCAATGCAGCTTTAGCAATTGCTGTTCCAATTGGAATTTTATCAGCCTTTGTTTCTATGTTTATTAATAATATTGCTTTTAACTGGTTTGTTCCTTTTATTGATAAGTATGCAGAGGATAATAATGATCGTGCGATTACTTTTATTAATTTTGGAGCATGGCTTTTAAGATTTACAATTTTCTCAGTTTTAATGTTTATTGGCGTTTATTTAGGACAGGGGCCAGTTCAAGCGTTTGTCAATAGTATTCCAGCAGTTGTGATGAATGGTTTAACAGTTGCAGGTAAATTTATGCCTGCTGTTGGATTTGCTATTTTAATGAAGATGTTATGGAGTAAAGAATTAGCAATTTATTATTTCTTAGGATTTATCTTGGTGACTTATATGGAATTACCATTGGTTGCAGTTTCAGCAATTGGAATCATTATTGTTTTGGCAGTTTCATCAAGAGATTTACAATTCATTAAAATGCAGCAAAATGCAGCAGTTGGACAAATTGCTGAAGACAATACAGATGATGTGGAGGATTTCTTATCATGA
- a CDS encoding PTS system mannose/fructose/N-acetylgalactosamine-transporter subunit IIB: protein MIVSIRIDDRLIHGQVALVWSKELNTTRIVVANDEAARNDVMKMTLKMATPAGIKLLIKPLQESIDVFNDSRSKDLKLFVLTNCIQDTLEIVNNCPDVESVNVANVGRFDESDPALKTQLNPCIILNPQELEALKELAKCQLPVYAQVVPTNPKIPIQNLLDGMKG from the coding sequence ATGATTGTTTCCATTAGAATTGATGATCGCTTAATTCATGGTCAGGTTGCTTTAGTTTGGTCCAAAGAATTAAATACAACAAGGATTGTTGTAGCGAATGATGAAGCAGCAAGAAATGATGTCATGAAAATGACATTGAAGATGGCAACACCAGCAGGGATTAAATTGTTGATTAAGCCATTACAAGAATCTATAGATGTTTTTAATGATTCAAGATCTAAAGATTTGAAACTCTTTGTTTTAACAAATTGTATTCAAGATACATTGGAAATTGTTAACAATTGTCCTGATGTAGAATCAGTCAATGTGGCTAATGTGGGACGTTTTGATGAAAGTGATCCAGCACTTAAGACACAATTAAACCCATGTATTATTTTGAATCCGCAGGAATTGGAAGCTTTAAAGGAGTTGGCAAAATGTCAATTACCTGTCTATGCACAGGTTGTTCCAACGAATCCAAAAATACCAATTCAAAACTTATTAGATGGAATGAAAGGATAG
- a CDS encoding PTS sugar transporter subunit IIA, which translates to MKKILIATHGMLAEGLKSSIHVLAGDGYDIQTINAYTDECQGDYSHQIKAFITSLNQDDEAVIFTDLLSGSVNQKVCQLCVQRPSYLHIVTGTNLMCVLAVLLETRPLTQKVLKEIVENSVVSLIDLEDQIQLEETDEDFLCVEEEERNDCFH; encoded by the coding sequence ATGAAAAAAATATTAATTGCGACACACGGAATGTTAGCAGAAGGGTTAAAGAGTTCTATTCATGTGTTAGCAGGGGATGGTTATGACATTCAAACAATTAATGCTTATACAGATGAGTGTCAGGGTGATTATTCTCATCAGATTAAAGCATTTATCACATCTTTAAATCAAGATGATGAAGCAGTAATTTTTACTGATTTATTAAGTGGTAGTGTAAATCAGAAAGTCTGCCAATTGTGTGTGCAAAGGCCATCTTATTTACATATTGTTACTGGTACGAATTTAATGTGTGTGTTGGCTGTTTTGTTAGAAACACGACCATTAACACAAAAAGTCTTAAAAGAAATTGTAGAGAACTCGGTTGTCTCTCTGATTGATTTGGAAGATCAAATTCAATTGGAAGAAACTGATGAGGATTTTCTATGTGTAGAGGAGGAAGAAAGAAATGATTGTTTCCATTAG